One Cryptomeria japonica chromosome 9, Sugi_1.0, whole genome shotgun sequence genomic window carries:
- the LOC131029772 gene encoding secreted RxLR effector protein 161-like: MSDCKPTPTPFLSGEKLEDGQDTPLVDCTLYWQFVGSLLYLTHSHLDLSYAVGVVSKYMQEPHELHWKATKRILHYVQGTISYEIHYSVGCTLDLIGYADSDWVGDSIDRKSTSEYVLNLGSGPICWSSKKQSSIALSSTEAKYRGGVNATIQVL; encoded by the coding sequence ATGAGTGATTGTAAGCCAACACCCACACCTTTCTTGTCTGGAGAAAAGCTTGAGGATGGCCAAGATACACCATTGGTTGATTGCACACTCTATTGGCAATTTGTGGGGAGTCTTCTTTATCTCACTCACTCTCATCTAGATCTATCATATGCAGTGGGTGTTGTTTCCAAATACATGCAGGAGCCTCATGAACTACATTGGAAAGCTACCAAGCGTATACTTCACTATGTTCAAGGAACCATTAGCTATGAGATTCATTATTCAGTTGGATGTACTTTGGATCTCATTGGCTATGCTGattctgattgggttggtgatagTATTGATCGCAAGTCCACTTCAGAATATGTTCTCAATTTGGGCTCTGGTCCCATTTGTTGGTCAAGTAAAAAGCAATCTTCCATTGCTCTATCATCCACAGAGGCTAAATATCGAGGTGGAGTCAATGCTACCATTCAAGTTCTCTGA